CTGCAATGGGTATGGCGGCCTTCCATCCCATTCAAAAATCCGTCTTTGACCCTTATGTTGTCGTGCGCGCAGGAATGGTCGGCTATAACGGGCAGGCTCATTCCTCAAGCATTCCTGATCCGAACCGCCTCAGCAACCGCATCCAGAACGGACTCGGCATGGCGACCGGCGCCGGACTTGGCGTGAATATTCACTTCACGCGCGTCGTCGGCATCAAGGCCGAGGCCTTTTATCACAAGCAGTTCTTGAAATCCGACAACTTCCCGACAAGAACGCTCGATACCTACACGGCGCAGATCGGTGTCGTCGTGAATACGACGAGGCTGTTTCCGAACTGATCGAGCTTCTAACAGGCTGCTTTTTCAGCAGCCTGCTAAGAACACGCCAGAGAAGCCTTTCATGGTCTTTCTGGCGGAACCTGACCTTTCTGAGCCGGTTTCCAGACCGGCTCAGAACTCAAGATAGATCGAGCTCAGCCGAGATTAGACCATCAAGCGTTTCGCGGCGGCGAATCAATACAGGTTTGCCGCCTGCAATCATCACCTCGGCCGGCCGAGGTCGGCTGTTATAATTCGACGCCATGACGAATCCATAAGCGCCCGTTGTGGCTAACGCGGCGATATCGGATTGCTCAAAATGTGGAAGGTCGCGATCGCGTGCGAGGAAATCCCCCGTCTCGCAAACGGGGCCAACAAGGTCGCCGCGCCGCAGCGGATTTCGATCACTCACGCGATCTTCTCGGGCAGGCAGGATCTCATGATACGCAGAATAGAGCGCAGGGCGGATCAGATCGTTCATCGCCGCATCGCATATATAAAACGTTTTCTCTTCGTTCTCTTTTCGAAAGAGGATGGTCGTCAGAAGCGCGCCCGCTGATCCGACGATGCTGCGCCCGGGCTCGAATAGAATCGTCGTTTCGGGAAAATCGAGAATAGAAAGGATGCGTCGCACGTACTGCTCGGGCTCGGGCGGCGCCTCGCCTTTATAGCGAATCCCGAGTCCGCCGCCGGCATCAAGGAAGGGCAGCTTGCCCATCTTTTCAAGAAAGCGTCGCGCAAGTTCCTTGCCGCGCAGGGCAGCCTCTTCAAAGCCCGATACGTCGGTAAGCTGAGAGCCGATATGATAACCGAAGCCCGATAGCTCGATGCCCGGCAACGTTTGCGCATGGTCGATCATCGCATCGAATTCCGTATACGGAATACCGAACTTGTTGGCCTTGAGGCCGGTGGAGATATACGGATGCGTTTTCGCATCGACGTCGGGATTCATACGAAGACTGACCGGAGCCCGCTGCCCCGAACGAGCGGCAAGGGCCGAAAGACGGTTGAGCTCCTCGGCCGACTCCACTGAGAAAAGCATGATCTGTGCCTGAAGAGCTGCCTCGATCTCATCATCCGTTTTTCCCACGCCCGAAAAGACGATCTTTGACGACGGCATGCCGGCCTTCTGGCATCGATAGAGCTCGCCGCCGCTGACGATATCGGCGCCGGCACCGAGGCCAGCGAGCAGGCGAAGCACCGACAGGTTGGAGTTTGCCTTTACGGCAAAGCAGATCTGAACTCGACGTCCTGCCGCTCCTCTGACGTAGGATTCATATCGCTCCTGAATCAGGCGCTCTGAATATACGTAAAGAGGCGTTTTGAACTGCGCTGCAAGCTTCGATACGCTCTGTCCATCGAAGTGAAGATCGCCGTTCAGGTACTCAAAACCGGGAAGCATGGCGGAAGCATTTTTCGAGTCACGACGCCGGGGAAGCCTTTTACGGCTCAAGAGAGCGAAAAATCCGTCGATCTTCAAATGATATGAGACGGATTGCGATCAGCCTGATTCTGCTTTCAGGATCCCTCCAGGCACAGAACGGACATAACTTCTTCTTCTCAAAAGAGGCGAAAGAAGACGAGAAACAGGTGCTTGAAGCTACCTTTCCCGAAAGCTCTTCTGTCAGTGAAGAGGAGGCCACCTGGCCTGAAAGCGATATCTCGCCCGACTTTCCCGAGCTTCAGATCTTCGACCGGCTTGATCCTGAAAAATCCATGGAAGGCGTAAAAAAGGCCCGCCTGCTTTATCTCGAATCGGTAAAGGCGATCAAAGAAGGCGAGCATGAGGCGAAGGCCCTTGAAGAGAAGATCAACGCCCTTCCCGTCCAGCATGAGTGGCAGCGGCGCGAACGCGAGCAGAGCCTGGCCCGACAGCAATCCCTTGCACGGTTGCGAGCCCGCCGAAAGGCCATCGGATTCACGGTAAAGGCCCTCGAAGCGCTCGATAAAGTGAAGAACCCCGGCATCATGGCCTCTTCTTTTTATAAAGATCTCAAGGCGAAGACGATCCGCCAGTATGTGCGCTTGCAGCTCTCAACGGGTAACATCTCAGGCGTCATTGAGATGATCCATGCCTACTTCGAGCTTAAAGAAAGCCATAAACAGGAATCCGAGCCTTACAGAGTTCTGGCCATCGTCTATCGCAAGCTCGAACTGATGGCACAGCAGATGAAGGCCGAAAAGGAATTCAACGAATACAAACGCCTCAAGAACGAGAATCTTCTTAAATTCACCGAGATGGCCTACGGCAAAGACTCGAACGAGTACGACTATATTCGCGACCAGATCCGGCGCGACATCATGGAACGTCTGCCCTGATCAGGCCGCACCCGCTCTGAAGAACGATATCTTGCGATTGAGCTGCTCGGCCATAGCGGCGATCTCTTTCGCACTGAGAGCGATCTCGCCCGCCCCGCTTGAAATAAGTCCGGAGGTCGAGGCGATCGAACTCACCGTTCGCGCGATCTCGTTCACGGCCATACGCTGTTGCTGCATCGACTCCGTGATCTCTTCGGCCTGACGGCGCACAAGGCCGGCCTCCTGACCGAATAGCTGCACGGATTGTTTCTGCTGCGACGAAGAATGACGCAGCTCGTCCATCATTTCAACGATTGCATTCATGTTCGAAACGATACGGCGCACAACATCCGAGGTCTGCTCGACGTTCTTCAATCCTGAATCAATCTCTGCCTGGTTACCCGAGATCAGGCCGTCGATGTTTTTGATGCTTACCGCCGTCTGCTCGGCAAGCCTCGATATCTGATCGGCGACGACGGCAAAGCCGCGGCCTGCATCGCCGGCTCGCGCCGCTTCGATCGCGGCGTTCAGCGAAAGCAGGTTGATCTGATCAGAGATGCCGTTGATGATCTCGACGATTTCAAGCATCTGACCCGAGCTGCTTCCTATACGGCGCATACCGTCCGTCATACTTGCAAGGGACTGTTCGCCGAGCGACGTATGCGATTGAATCTCGTCGACGGCCGACTGATTCTTTTCCACACGCCCCGCTGCCTCTTGAAGAATATGTAACAGCGCCGACGTGCCTTTATCGAGCCTCTGAATGCGCTCCGTCTGCTCCGCCGCCGACGATACGACCATATCCATACCGGCCGATATCTCTTCTGTCGTCGCCGATATCTCTTCCGTCGAGCCGGCCTGCGATTGCGCTTGATCGCTGAAGTTTTCAGACGCTGCGGTTAACTGCTCCGATGATGCGGCAAGCCGTGAGGCGATCATCTGAGCGTCCGAGATGACGGCGCGCACGTTTTCGATCAACCCGCTCAACGCCTGAAACATCTGAGCAAATTCGTCTTTGCGATTCAGCGGAATCTGAACAAGCAGGTTCCCGGCGGCCAGCTCATCGGTAATGCGAGCAGCGTCGCGAATCGGATCTCTGATAGCGCGAATCAAATAGAGCGAGAGCCCGGCCATAAAAAGAAAGATCAGGAATGCAAATCCCGCGGCCGACCACCAGATCACTTCGATGCCGTGCATGGCGCGACTGTATTCTTCTTCAGAAGAAGTGAGATTCGCCTCGGTGAGCTGATCCATCGAGCCGCGCATCGCTGCGAATTCTTTTGCGTAGGCTCCGTGATAGAGGGAGCGAGCCTCGTCGAAATCGTCCCGCTTCATCAGGGCCAGCAGACGGTCCGTCGACTGTGACCATGCCGGATAGGTTTCGGCGAAGACCTGAAACGGCGGGATGTCGGGCTGACCGGCCTCATGCCAGAGGGCGGCGAATTTATCAAAGCGTTCTTTAACCTGAAGGCGGTTCTCATGGATCTCTTTTTCGAATCCCGATAGGTCGCGAGCATCCAGCGCCTGACTGACGGCCAGCGAAGACTGATAGGCGTCACGATCGGCCTCGATCAGATAATCGACGCTCCAGAGGCGCAGGCGATAAATACTATCGAGATCCCCTCGCACCAGGAACAGGGCGACAAAGAAGAGCGAGAAGCCGACTACGATGGCAATGGCCACCGAAACGACTGAGAGGATGAGGCGAGTTCCGATC
This region of Leptonema illini DSM 21528 genomic DNA includes:
- a CDS encoding HAMP domain-containing methyl-accepting chemotaxis protein, whose protein sequence is MKIGTRLILSVVSVAIAIVVGFSLFFVALFLVRGDLDSIYRLRLWSVDYLIEADRDAYQSSLAVSQALDARDLSGFEKEIHENRLQVKERFDKFAALWHEAGQPDIPPFQVFAETYPAWSQSTDRLLALMKRDDFDEARSLYHGAYAKEFAAMRGSMDQLTEANLTSSEEEYSRAMHGIEVIWWSAAGFAFLIFLFMAGLSLYLIRAIRDPIRDAARITDELAAGNLLVQIPLNRKDEFAQMFQALSGLIENVRAVISDAQMIASRLAASSEQLTAASENFSDQAQSQAGSTEEISATTEEISAGMDMVVSSAAEQTERIQRLDKGTSALLHILQEAAGRVEKNQSAVDEIQSHTSLGEQSLASMTDGMRRIGSSSGQMLEIVEIINGISDQINLLSLNAAIEAARAGDAGRGFAVVADQISRLAEQTAVSIKNIDGLISGNQAEIDSGLKNVEQTSDVVRRIVSNMNAIVEMMDELRHSSSQQKQSVQLFGQEAGLVRRQAEEITESMQQQRMAVNEIARTVSSIASTSGLISSGAGEIALSAKEIAAMAEQLNRKISFFRAGAA
- the lysA gene encoding diaminopimelate decarboxylase, with translation MLPGFEYLNGDLHFDGQSVSKLAAQFKTPLYVYSERLIQERYESYVRGAAGRRVQICFAVKANSNLSVLRLLAGLGAGADIVSGGELYRCQKAGMPSSKIVFSGVGKTDDEIEAALQAQIMLFSVESAEELNRLSALAARSGQRAPVSLRMNPDVDAKTHPYISTGLKANKFGIPYTEFDAMIDHAQTLPGIELSGFGYHIGSQLTDVSGFEEAALRGKELARRFLEKMGKLPFLDAGGGLGIRYKGEAPPEPEQYVRRILSILDFPETTILFEPGRSIVGSAGALLTTILFRKENEEKTFYICDAAMNDLIRPALYSAYHEILPAREDRVSDRNPLRRGDLVGPVCETGDFLARDRDLPHFEQSDIAALATTGAYGFVMASNYNSRPRPAEVMIAGGKPVLIRRRETLDGLISAELDLS